A genome region from Planctomycetota bacterium includes the following:
- a CDS encoding tetratricopeptide repeat protein, with protein sequence MRTGRSAAPLCRSREPHAAGRKLGIALAALVASLGMASLRAADWTWELTNERYRQLNVFERAQYDKAARLLKEGNPQAAASEFEKFKIQFPDSAALAYVLFMRGYCLQQAKTRNQAIKTYNEVLDYFADDVADAAPAKYFIGLAHLENGDTRQGLATMKEMLANEAYAKHPLAAGALSRLAENHWKNKETEQAVKLWKQAVADFAKTSHTEASQARDNLIVHYIKSKDYAGYDAWLLTAENRDDPKHRVWMAQQVIDKAHHHIFPSNSGHYTAFEREERAAAMKACFEYYKAQKPWYDKAQQTWEYLTRAISFLSQHYGDKTERDKAVDEMVALIRQIKDKADAHGKYAWLVDRLREANDLPRARYVIGLIADPPYAGYKEAELLVHENKDAQAVAQLEQVEKMGNAYWTGQAQERRAWIYKDRLQNYEAAIKIYREINKPPGTLWAIQECFIRWGKLDDAINTLSEIENSFPDEASKAAWHKAHYYHQANQSKKAIAQARKILKVYKTSQEASKAHQMLEGYGVATGGGVFEEE encoded by the coding sequence ATGCGGACTGGCAGAAGCGCTGCGCCCCTCTGCCGGAGCCGCGAACCGCACGCCGCAGGCCGCAAGCTCGGAATCGCACTTGCCGCCCTCGTGGCCAGCCTGGGCATGGCCAGCCTGCGGGCCGCCGACTGGACCTGGGAGCTGACGAACGAGCGCTACCGCCAGCTCAACGTCTTCGAGCGCGCCCAGTACGACAAGGCCGCCCGCCTGCTCAAGGAAGGCAACCCCCAGGCCGCCGCCAGCGAGTTCGAGAAATTCAAGATCCAGTTCCCCGACTCCGCGGCCCTCGCCTACGTGCTCTTCATGCGCGGCTACTGCCTCCAGCAGGCCAAGACGCGCAACCAGGCCATCAAGACCTACAACGAGGTGCTCGACTACTTCGCCGACGACGTGGCCGACGCCGCGCCCGCCAAGTACTTCATCGGCCTCGCACACCTCGAGAACGGCGACACGCGCCAGGGCCTCGCCACGATGAAGGAAATGCTCGCCAACGAGGCCTACGCCAAGCACCCCCTCGCCGCCGGCGCCCTCTCGCGGCTCGCCGAGAACCATTGGAAGAACAAGGAAACCGAGCAGGCCGTCAAGCTCTGGAAGCAGGCCGTGGCCGACTTCGCCAAGACCAGCCACACCGAGGCTAGCCAGGCCCGCGACAACCTGATCGTGCACTACATCAAGAGCAAGGACTACGCCGGCTACGACGCCTGGCTGCTCACCGCCGAGAACCGCGACGACCCGAAGCACCGCGTGTGGATGGCCCAGCAGGTGATTGACAAGGCCCACCACCACATCTTCCCCAGCAACAGCGGCCACTACACCGCGTTCGAGCGCGAGGAACGCGCCGCCGCCATGAAGGCGTGCTTCGAGTACTACAAGGCCCAGAAGCCCTGGTACGACAAGGCCCAGCAGACCTGGGAGTACCTCACCCGCGCCATCTCGTTCCTCTCGCAACACTACGGCGACAAGACCGAACGCGACAAGGCCGTGGACGAAATGGTCGCCCTCATCCGGCAGATCAAGGACAAGGCCGACGCGCACGGCAAGTACGCCTGGCTGGTGGACCGCCTGCGCGAGGCCAACGACCTCCCCCGCGCCCGCTACGTCATCGGCCTCATCGCCGACCCGCCCTACGCCGGCTACAAGGAAGCCGAACTGCTCGTCCACGAGAACAAGGACGCTCAGGCCGTGGCCCAGCTCGAACAGGTCGAGAAGATGGGCAACGCCTACTGGACCGGCCAGGCCCAGGAACGGCGGGCCTGGATCTACAAGGACCGGCTCCAGAACTACGAGGCCGCCATCAAGATCTACCGCGAGATCAACAAGCCCCCGGGCACCCTATGGGCGATCCAGGAGTGCTTCATCCGCTGGGGCAAGCTCGACGACGCCATCAACACCCTCTCGGAGATCGAAAACTCCTTCCCCGACGAGGCCTCCAAGGCCGCCTGGCACAAGGCCCACTACTACCACCAGGCGAACCAGAGCAAGAAAGCCATCGCTCAGGCACGCAAAATCCTCAAGGTCTACAAGACCTCTCAGGAGGCATCCAAGGCCCACCAGATGCTCGAAGGCTACGGCGTGGCCACGGGCGGCGGAGTGTTCGAAGAGGAGTAA
- a CDS encoding PA14 domain-containing protein — translation MRKICSLAGLILTVLACWASGASGGAVEEARALLAQKKHDQVDAVLEKLLAQEKPPEDALRVSLDAALAGGRVVTAHKRIAALLQLTQTPDLLYLGGEIADRAGDTNLAAARFLTFVRQSNDRNDKVAAALRYLLQRNSYPEEFKKYVALFGADGTAWALGNLLLDRLLQAGEGERAVEIASLLIERFPAPEQVGHVHRRLKASTDRMELGGGDKERFVQLLPAMLKGKPDEWSDLDQVLGNAARAMTPEEQVAAAFAVQALAKEPLWWGVFHRFSNIRSFADENARLAEGRKFLALEPLYRDSKDPSHYEQFLSILGDSPQAFALQGKALVTPDQMAQRFDALRAKFGANTAPLRPHVRRIAGNYLGGMANPAAVAFVKKHIALADTQLFGELLSAVKNEGFEALLAAAAQGKGYNEVLELRCQALPAYNEAKNGGAVLAIAKEYLNAFPGNFDWGRLYHHVMLSPHIQMDAKLALLQDVLAKGGASRPLNDLFNNLIKITDQDKKRPWADHPTFQAMKRDLDGKKAGSDPLLAAHVTLHNLPLDGQNVPQAAWDAYNSFLKAYGGRIAGGWETTANVQDVLIQGIVDRLRGASWNNRQHLCQWAELTAPRLNLGSGWEALARRVGEHQSRSTLHKIAPFYVALTAGADKGDPAVWAQLRNALNPRTDPKPLFASCYDRLGGENALTYLAAQDALDPQLVADEMAKVVAMPGFQFTSRALASGLISTLYQRAGPTCKPAPALLKALWDFYRAEEDRTKSYNVVTESYAYGLYTKLEMAKEAEAWLNAYFGALASRPLPQQIEAVASIAQSLPVEAEKKLAANQRLHTLLTRLRPLYERVPRPDWPLCTVYDQVLDDVNGVAAGWPDGPEKAQAIGFLRLQTDMVLANVRHAGRGSSLFAPVQRCLAESIGKGDWPTVSQLTRLYAGILRWENDWSKCYNDHIVPAVEKLQAQGAHELAYVFLNEVEHRNRPGEEFGKQLAILKAKVAREITGLLPVGPNHPTYDLHMAAQARSFGNEARAWELAAPKLKLLPEHWTSLDPAFVAWTLDQMRKQKLLKEALELSFTVLLREFDLDPEVAAAVSLTKGDIYSDMQNYQAARIEYEGLKNNKRYARTDAGNKARYRLINLLILTKDYTTAESQLERLVESDNLETQAEAYYLYARIAYEQNDYERAKELLKDVFKRRHDHVEARLLEGELKLLVPRGLASTEVLIGNPKLRTIAVPGRVLTLKLQDANLSIARGGAAVPVIVTTAPGGDEEHVKLLPSSGEKNLFVGTIATALGKVEKGNLQLEIRGNDTISYVIEPEFQKANDLNYPAKALEVRYDARLVASAGEILSEEEAEKRALELRLQRERGVVESRRFEGRSGSVVRPGSPIYVQVTDLDCDLTDEKDTVPVDLKTSSGDLLKGYKLEETGPHTGTFRAAVPTGIPLPKAAASDTQEGKDPSVTINTTKQDAWSSLADGQKPKWLGVDTMSSHLVKTVSLEMPEPKKVKQLALLGALADDELLLAAWPKGYRGEGNGLKGEYFSGTSLNPAQLRLTRVDPVIDFDFSKRPPDRALGRENLSVRWTGQIQPRFSETYTFTVRNDDGVRLFLGGQKLIEDWTTHAVKENKATIDLKADQKYDIAIEYFQGQNDAAMTLLWSSPSQKQEVVPAARLFPGTEAAEGAKPKADITPTDTGFSVTLPEPIRLRRLTWVFDDFDGEAVTVKKITIRNADDKDVVPGQEDFTTGTTNTTLEIAPGDKIEVTYTDERRATKDTPTLTAALNSSYYNGTLLLANEVIEQRGEERWTDYQPAKRCRVGDQLMIVLTDYDEDLTDKRDTVKVEVKTTAGEKLTLDALETWVNDTSGERHNHSGVFLALLRIGDKTEKDTLKVAPGDVITASYLDKENTKPGVPVERIYTVEEAGRSKPTLTVYGTTLQTVEDKSEEAKAQLRRMVMKGKSAKDLVITRDEIIARHPDYEDPNTPPKPETPKEAPKEAPKEAPKEAPKEAPKAPAGAKGEAGTPGPAEGAAPAPPKGTPAPAPAAEPKVVAEVTASVQAPLLIELTYPKVALNAGSVFEITAVAESELRAAAKANRKPVELKVPLYLKDVATVARDKGYRHLQVLRPKPAKTERRPPPGVSLERFLADERLAEGRFSGIVRLQIGSPGDPIDDLVVGGTKEFSQPAEGEVNQYYYRIPTLIVAGSDVVQLRVEDVETKEVTVTKVRLLSNGRLDLLDMAYTVQKEAIHLGESFYVRVTDPDHDRSDAQDKVTVQVAAASGDRLTLELSETLPHSGIFTGSLKPEFLGEGARPAPGAAPPAEQKEADPKEAGKKDEPKKAAAPAAPAPNLNDQVLSVAFGDEVTFTYVDDTSMLSDQPVEVVARGKVHYGADCELATFTKRFKDPEMAVKTRFLMAEALFEMAKEHRKLGQEQTANDEIARGKQILEEALRDYPSTSLAAQGEFLLANLAQELDRNQEAIGRYSNIISNWPDSEYASRSQFKKAICLEKMGNYEQACEEYVKVTYIYPDSPLVADATVRLGNYYYKQKAYKVAGKVFFKFQQRNPTHPLACKALFLSAQCYMKLEDFKESVALLTRLIDEYSDDKEVRAEAMYWLGDSYFKDHNYLKAYQTFKKLTWDYPESKWAKIARGRLTEDALARFEEEGT, via the coding sequence ATGCGGAAGATCTGTTCTCTCGCGGGGCTGATCCTCACCGTGCTCGCGTGCTGGGCAAGCGGCGCCTCGGGCGGCGCCGTGGAGGAGGCCCGCGCCCTCCTGGCCCAGAAGAAGCACGACCAGGTGGACGCCGTGCTCGAGAAGCTCCTCGCGCAGGAGAAGCCGCCCGAGGACGCGCTGCGCGTGTCGCTCGACGCCGCGCTCGCCGGCGGGCGGGTGGTGACGGCGCACAAGCGCATCGCGGCGCTCCTCCAGCTCACGCAGACGCCCGACCTGCTGTACCTCGGCGGCGAGATCGCCGACCGCGCCGGCGACACCAACCTCGCTGCCGCCCGCTTCCTCACCTTCGTGCGCCAGTCGAACGACAGGAACGACAAGGTGGCGGCCGCCCTCCGCTACCTCCTCCAGCGCAACTCGTACCCCGAGGAGTTCAAGAAGTACGTCGCCCTGTTCGGCGCCGACGGCACGGCCTGGGCGCTGGGCAACCTGCTGCTCGACCGCCTGCTCCAGGCCGGCGAGGGCGAGCGCGCCGTCGAGATCGCCAGCCTGCTCATCGAGCGCTTCCCCGCCCCCGAGCAGGTCGGCCACGTGCATCGCCGCCTCAAGGCCTCCACCGACCGCATGGAACTCGGCGGGGGCGACAAGGAGCGCTTCGTCCAGCTCCTGCCCGCCATGCTCAAGGGCAAGCCCGACGAGTGGAGCGACCTCGACCAGGTGCTCGGCAACGCCGCCCGCGCGATGACGCCCGAGGAGCAGGTCGCCGCCGCCTTCGCCGTGCAGGCCTTGGCCAAGGAGCCGCTCTGGTGGGGCGTCTTCCATCGCTTCAGCAACATCCGCTCGTTCGCCGACGAGAACGCGCGCCTGGCCGAGGGCCGCAAGTTCCTGGCCCTCGAGCCGCTCTACCGCGACAGCAAGGACCCCAGCCACTACGAGCAGTTCCTCTCGATCCTGGGGGATTCGCCGCAGGCCTTCGCCCTCCAGGGCAAGGCCCTCGTCACGCCCGACCAGATGGCCCAGCGGTTCGACGCCCTGCGCGCCAAGTTCGGCGCCAACACGGCGCCCCTGCGCCCGCACGTGCGGCGCATCGCCGGGAACTACCTGGGCGGCATGGCCAACCCCGCGGCCGTGGCCTTCGTGAAGAAGCACATCGCCCTCGCCGACACCCAGCTCTTCGGCGAGCTGCTCTCGGCCGTCAAGAACGAGGGCTTCGAGGCCCTCCTGGCCGCCGCGGCCCAGGGCAAGGGCTACAACGAAGTCCTCGAGCTCCGCTGCCAGGCCCTCCCCGCCTACAACGAGGCCAAGAACGGCGGCGCCGTGCTCGCCATCGCCAAGGAGTATCTGAACGCCTTCCCCGGCAACTTCGACTGGGGGCGCCTCTACCACCACGTCATGCTCAGCCCGCACATCCAGATGGACGCCAAGCTCGCCCTCCTCCAGGACGTGCTGGCCAAGGGCGGCGCCAGCCGGCCCCTCAACGATCTGTTCAACAACCTGATCAAGATCACCGACCAGGACAAGAAGCGCCCCTGGGCCGACCACCCGACCTTCCAGGCGATGAAGCGCGACCTCGACGGCAAGAAGGCCGGCAGCGACCCGCTCCTGGCCGCCCACGTGACGCTGCACAACCTGCCCCTGGACGGCCAGAACGTGCCGCAGGCGGCCTGGGACGCCTACAACAGCTTCCTCAAGGCCTACGGCGGCCGCATCGCCGGCGGCTGGGAGACCACGGCCAACGTTCAGGACGTGCTGATCCAGGGCATCGTGGACCGCCTCCGCGGCGCCTCCTGGAACAACCGCCAGCACCTGTGCCAGTGGGCCGAGCTCACCGCGCCCCGCCTCAACCTCGGCTCGGGCTGGGAGGCCCTGGCCCGCCGCGTGGGCGAGCACCAGAGCCGCTCGACCCTCCACAAGATCGCCCCCTTCTACGTCGCACTCACCGCCGGCGCCGACAAGGGCGACCCCGCCGTCTGGGCGCAGCTGCGCAACGCGCTCAACCCCCGCACCGACCCCAAGCCGCTCTTCGCCTCGTGCTACGACCGCCTCGGCGGCGAGAACGCGCTCACCTATCTCGCCGCCCAGGACGCCCTCGACCCGCAGCTCGTGGCCGACGAAATGGCCAAGGTGGTGGCCATGCCCGGGTTCCAGTTCACCAGCCGCGCGCTTGCCAGCGGCCTCATCAGCACGCTCTACCAGCGCGCCGGCCCCACGTGCAAGCCCGCTCCCGCCCTCCTCAAGGCCCTGTGGGACTTCTACCGCGCCGAAGAGGATCGCACGAAGAGCTACAACGTCGTCACCGAGTCCTACGCCTACGGCCTCTACACCAAGCTCGAGATGGCCAAGGAGGCCGAGGCCTGGCTCAACGCCTACTTCGGCGCCCTCGCCAGCCGGCCGCTGCCCCAGCAGATCGAGGCCGTCGCCTCCATCGCCCAGTCGCTGCCCGTCGAAGCCGAGAAGAAGCTCGCCGCCAACCAGCGCCTCCACACGCTGCTCACGCGCCTGCGCCCCCTCTACGAGCGCGTGCCGCGGCCCGACTGGCCCCTGTGCACCGTGTACGACCAGGTGCTCGACGACGTGAACGGCGTGGCCGCCGGCTGGCCCGACGGCCCCGAGAAGGCCCAGGCCATCGGGTTCCTGCGGCTCCAGACCGACATGGTGCTGGCCAACGTGCGGCACGCGGGGCGCGGCAGCTCGCTCTTCGCCCCCGTGCAGCGCTGCCTCGCCGAGTCGATCGGCAAGGGCGACTGGCCCACCGTGAGCCAGCTCACCCGTCTCTACGCCGGCATCCTGCGGTGGGAGAACGACTGGTCGAAGTGCTACAACGACCACATCGTGCCGGCCGTCGAGAAGCTCCAGGCCCAGGGCGCCCACGAGCTGGCCTACGTGTTCCTCAACGAGGTCGAGCATCGCAACCGCCCGGGCGAGGAGTTCGGCAAGCAGCTCGCCATCCTCAAGGCCAAGGTGGCCCGCGAGATCACCGGCCTGCTGCCCGTGGGCCCCAACCACCCGACCTACGACCTGCACATGGCCGCCCAGGCGCGCTCGTTCGGCAACGAGGCCCGGGCCTGGGAACTGGCCGCGCCCAAACTCAAGCTCCTGCCCGAGCACTGGACCAGCCTCGACCCCGCCTTCGTCGCCTGGACCCTCGACCAGATGCGCAAGCAGAAGCTCCTCAAGGAGGCCCTCGAGCTCTCCTTCACCGTGCTCCTGCGCGAGTTCGACCTCGACCCCGAGGTGGCCGCCGCCGTCTCGCTCACGAAGGGCGACATCTACTCCGACATGCAGAACTACCAGGCCGCCCGCATCGAGTACGAGGGCCTCAAGAACAACAAGCGCTACGCCCGCACCGACGCCGGCAACAAGGCCCGCTACCGCCTCATCAACCTGCTCATCCTCACCAAAGACTACACCACGGCCGAGAGCCAGCTCGAGCGGCTCGTGGAATCCGACAACCTCGAGACCCAGGCCGAAGCCTACTACCTCTACGCGCGCATCGCCTACGAGCAGAACGACTACGAGCGCGCCAAGGAACTGCTCAAGGACGTCTTCAAGCGCCGCCACGACCACGTCGAGGCCCGCCTGCTCGAGGGCGAGCTGAAGCTGCTCGTGCCCCGCGGCCTCGCCTCCACCGAAGTGCTCATCGGCAACCCCAAGCTGCGCACCATCGCGGTGCCCGGCCGCGTGCTCACGCTGAAGCTCCAGGACGCCAACCTCTCGATCGCCCGCGGCGGAGCCGCCGTGCCGGTCATCGTCACCACCGCCCCCGGCGGCGACGAGGAGCACGTGAAGCTGCTGCCCAGCTCGGGCGAGAAGAACCTCTTCGTCGGCACCATCGCCACCGCCCTCGGCAAGGTCGAGAAAGGCAACCTCCAGCTCGAGATCCGCGGCAACGACACCATCTCGTACGTCATCGAGCCCGAGTTCCAGAAGGCCAACGACCTCAACTACCCGGCCAAGGCGCTCGAGGTGCGCTACGACGCGCGCCTGGTCGCCAGCGCCGGCGAAATCCTCAGCGAAGAAGAGGCCGAAAAGCGCGCCCTCGAACTCCGCCTCCAGCGCGAACGCGGCGTGGTCGAAAGCCGCCGCTTCGAGGGGCGGTCCGGCTCCGTCGTCCGACCAGGCAGCCCCATCTACGTCCAGGTCACCGACCTCGATTGCGACCTCACCGACGAGAAAGACACGGTGCCGGTGGACCTCAAGACCAGCTCGGGCGACCTGCTGAAGGGCTACAAGCTCGAGGAGACCGGGCCCCACACCGGCACCTTCCGCGCCGCCGTGCCCACAGGCATCCCGCTGCCCAAGGCCGCCGCCTCCGACACCCAGGAGGGCAAGGACCCCAGCGTCACCATCAACACCACGAAGCAGGACGCCTGGTCGAGCCTCGCCGACGGCCAGAAGCCCAAGTGGCTGGGCGTGGACACGATGAGCTCGCACCTCGTGAAAACCGTGTCGCTCGAGATGCCCGAGCCCAAGAAGGTCAAGCAGCTCGCCCTCCTGGGCGCGCTGGCCGACGACGAACTGCTGCTCGCCGCCTGGCCCAAGGGCTACCGCGGCGAGGGCAACGGCCTCAAGGGCGAGTACTTCAGCGGCACCAGCCTCAACCCCGCCCAGCTCCGCCTCACCCGCGTGGACCCCGTGATTGACTTCGACTTCTCCAAGCGGCCGCCCGACCGCGCCCTGGGCCGCGAGAACCTCTCCGTCCGCTGGACCGGCCAGATCCAGCCCCGCTTCTCCGAGACCTACACCTTCACCGTCCGAAACGACGACGGCGTGCGCCTCTTCCTCGGCGGCCAGAAGCTCATCGAGGACTGGACCACCCACGCCGTGAAAGAGAACAAGGCGACCATTGACCTCAAGGCCGACCAGAAGTACGACATCGCCATCGAGTACTTCCAGGGCCAGAACGACGCGGCCATGACCCTCCTGTGGTCCAGCCCCAGCCAGAAGCAGGAAGTGGTGCCCGCCGCCCGGCTCTTCCCCGGCACCGAGGCCGCCGAAGGCGCGAAGCCCAAGGCTGACATCACCCCCACCGACACGGGCTTCTCCGTCACCCTGCCCGAGCCGATCCGCCTGCGCCGCCTCACCTGGGTCTTCGACGACTTCGACGGCGAGGCGGTCACCGTCAAGAAGATCACCATCAGGAACGCCGACGACAAGGACGTGGTGCCCGGCCAAGAGGACTTCACCACCGGCACCACCAACACGACCCTCGAGATCGCGCCCGGCGACAAGATCGAAGTCACCTACACCGACGAGCGGCGCGCCACCAAGGACACCCCCACCCTCACCGCCGCCCTCAACTCGTCCTACTACAACGGCACGCTCCTGCTGGCCAACGAGGTCATCGAGCAGCGCGGCGAAGAACGCTGGACCGACTACCAGCCCGCCAAGCGCTGCCGCGTCGGCGACCAGCTCATGATCGTGCTCACCGACTACGACGAGGACCTCACCGACAAGCGCGACACCGTGAAGGTCGAAGTCAAGACCACTGCCGGCGAGAAGCTCACCCTCGACGCCCTGGAGACCTGGGTGAATGACACCAGCGGCGAACGCCACAACCACAGCGGCGTGTTCCTCGCCCTCCTGCGCATCGGCGACAAGACCGAGAAAGACACCCTCAAGGTCGCCCCGGGCGACGTCATCACCGCCAGCTACCTCGACAAGGAGAACACCAAGCCCGGCGTGCCCGTCGAGCGCATCTACACCGTCGAGGAGGCCGGCCGCAGCAAGCCCACGCTCACGGTCTACGGCACCACCCTCCAGACCGTCGAGGACAAGAGCGAGGAGGCCAAGGCCCAGCTCCGCCGCATGGTGATGAAGGGCAAGAGCGCCAAGGACCTGGTGATCACCCGCGACGAGATCATCGCGCGGCACCCCGACTATGAGGACCCGAACACCCCGCCCAAGCCCGAAACGCCCAAGGAAGCGCCCAAGGAGGCGCCCAAGGAAGCTCCCAAGGAGGCCCCGAAGGAAGCGCCCAAGGCCCCCGCCGGCGCGAAGGGCGAGGCGGGCACGCCGGGGCCTGCCGAAGGCGCCGCGCCCGCACCGCCCAAGGGGACCCCCGCGCCGGCCCCCGCCGCCGAGCCGAAGGTCGTGGCCGAAGTCACGGCCAGCGTGCAGGCCCCGCTGCTGATCGAGCTCACCTACCCCAAGGTGGCCCTCAACGCCGGCAGCGTCTTCGAGATCACCGCCGTGGCCGAGTCCGAGCTGCGGGCCGCCGCCAAGGCCAACCGCAAGCCGGTCGAGCTCAAGGTGCCGCTCTACCTCAAGGACGTCGCCACCGTGGCCCGCGACAAAGGCTATCGCCACCTCCAGGTGCTGCGCCCCAAGCCCGCGAAAACCGAACGACGGCCCCCGCCGGGGGTGTCCCTCGAGCGCTTCCTGGCCGACGAGCGGCTCGCCGAGGGCCGCTTCAGCGGCATCGTGCGCCTCCAGATCGGCAGCCCGGGCGACCCGATTGACGACCTCGTCGTCGGCGGCACCAAGGAGTTCTCGCAACCCGCCGAAGGCGAGGTGAACCAGTACTACTACCGCATCCCCACGCTCATCGTGGCCGGGTCCGACGTCGTCCAGCTCCGCGTCGAGGACGTCGAGACCAAAGAGGTCACCGTCACCAAGGTGCGCCTGCTCTCGAACGGCCGCCTCGACCTGCTCGACATGGCCTACACGGTGCAGAAGGAAGCCATCCATCTCGGCGAGAGCTTCTACGTTCGCGTCACCGACCCCGACCACGACCGAAGCGACGCGCAGGACAAGGTGACCGTGCAGGTGGCCGCCGCCTCGGGCGACCGGCTCACCCTCGAACTCTCGGAGACGCTGCCCCATTCGGGCATCTTCACGGGCAGCCTCAAGCCCGAGTTCCTCGGCGAAGGCGCCAGGCCGGCGCCCGGCGCCGCCCCGCCGGCCGAGCAGAAGGAGGCGGACCCCAAAGAGGCCGGCAAAAAGGACGAGCCGAAGAAGGCCGCCGCGCCGGCCGCCCCCGCCCCGAACCTCAACGACCAGGTGCTCAGCGTGGCCTTCGGCGACGAGGTGACGTTCACCTACGTGGACGACACCTCGATGCTCTCCGACCAGCCGGTGGAGGTGGTGGCCAGGGGCAAGGTGCACTATGGCGCGGACTGCGAGCTGGCCACCTTCACCAAACGCTTCAAGGACCCCGAGATGGCCGTGAAGACGCGGTTCCTCATGGCCGAGGCCCTCTTCGAGATGGCCAAGGAGCACCGCAAACTCGGCCAGGAGCAGACCGCCAACGACGAGATCGCCCGCGGCAAGCAGATTCTCGAAGAGGCCCTGCGCGACTACCCCAGCACCTCGCTCGCCGCCCAGGGCGAGTTCCTGCTCGCCAACCTCGCCCAGGAACTCGACAGGAACCAGGAAGCCATCGGGCGCTACTCCAACATCATCAGCAACTGGCCCGACAGCGAATACGCCAGCCGCTCCCAGTTCAAGAAGGCCATCTGCCTCGAGAAAATGGGCAACTACGAGCAGGCCTGCGAAGAGTACGTCAAGGTCACCTACATCTACCCCGACAGCCCGCTCGTGGCCGACGCCACCGTGCGCCTCGGCAACTACTACTACAAGCAGAAAGCCTACAAGGTCGCGGGCAAGGTCTTCTTCAAGTTCCAGCAGCGCAACCCCACCCACCCCCTCGCCTGCAAGGCCCTCTTCCTCTCCGCCCAGTGCTACATGAAACTCGAAGACTTCAAGGAATCGGTCGCCCTCCTCACACGGCTCATTGACGAGTACTCCGACGACAAGGAAGTGCGCGCCGAGGCGATGTACTGGCTCGGCGACTCGTACTTCAAGGACCACAATTACCTCAAGGCCTACCAGACGTTCAAGAAGCTCACGTGGGACTACCCCGAGAGCAAGTGGGCCAAGATCGCGCGCGGCCGCCTCACCGAGGACGCGCTCGCGCGGTTCGAGGAGGAAGGCACGTGA
- a CDS encoding HAD family hydrolase, which translates to MSYRAVLFDLDGTLLDTLEDLADSTNAALMQLGFPPHPLDAYRYFVGDGVTNLILRTLPEAHRDEPTVARAVDLMRRIYGEHWADKTRPYPGIPELLDALAARGVKMAVLSNKPHESTLLCVARLLPRWRFDAVIGQSKAVPPKPDLAGVRTIIAQLGVPAEQFLYLGDTNTDMQTANAAGMFAVGALWGFRPADELREAGARAMIGKPADLLALL; encoded by the coding sequence GTGAGCTACCGCGCCGTGCTGTTCGACCTCGACGGAACGCTGCTCGACACGCTGGAGGACCTGGCGGACTCCACCAACGCCGCCCTGATGCAGCTTGGCTTCCCGCCGCACCCCCTCGATGCCTACAGGTATTTCGTGGGCGACGGCGTCACGAACCTGATCCTGCGCACCCTGCCCGAGGCCCATCGCGACGAGCCGACCGTGGCCAGGGCCGTGGACCTGATGCGCCGCATCTACGGCGAGCACTGGGCCGACAAGACGCGGCCCTACCCCGGCATCCCCGAGCTGCTCGACGCCCTGGCCGCACGCGGCGTGAAGATGGCCGTGCTGTCGAACAAGCCGCACGAATCCACGCTGCTCTGTGTGGCCAGGCTGCTGCCCCGCTGGCGCTTCGACGCCGTCATCGGCCAGAGCAAGGCCGTGCCGCCCAAGCCCGATCTCGCGGGCGTCCGCACGATCATCGCCCAGCTCGGCGTCCCGGCCGAGCAGTTCCTCTATCTCGGCGACACGAACACCGACATGCAGACGGCCAACGCCGCGGGCATGTTCGCCGTGGGCGCCCTGTGGGGCTTCCGCCCCGCCGACGAGTTGCGCGAGGCGGGGGCGCGGGCGATGATTGGGAAGCCCGCCGATCTCCTCGCGCTCTTGTGA